A section of the Anabaena cylindrica PCC 7122 genome encodes:
- the patD gene encoding heterocyst frequency control protein PatD encodes MSLNFKKYQEFATFLEQLSSDVTETRLDAPTLRQRLVVLRQWFVEQIVPLSDVDWREQSYQTEMSKQLRLLEIDMMFFQGARQSSTAQARMKTISDRITTLIQYCHAILQQEAPED; translated from the coding sequence ATGTCTCTGAATTTTAAGAAATATCAGGAATTCGCAACATTCTTAGAGCAATTATCCTCTGATGTTACAGAAACTCGATTAGATGCCCCTACACTGAGGCAGCGTCTGGTTGTTCTGCGGCAATGGTTTGTTGAGCAAATTGTGCCTTTGTCTGATGTAGACTGGCGAGAACAGTCTTATCAGACGGAGATGAGTAAGCAACTGCGTCTTTTGGAAATAGATATGATGTTTTTCCAAGGCGCTAGGCAGTCATCAACAGCACAGGCGAGAATGAAAACTATCAGCGATCGCATTACAACTTTAATTCAATATTGCCATGCCATACTGCAACAAGAAGCACCAGAAGATTAA